GGGGCGCGTGACGAGCAGCTGTACGGCGGTATTAAAGTCGCAGGGGCGGGGGCGGGCCACAAACGGCTTGAGGATGCCGTTGCAGATCACGACCTCGATGATCAGGGCCAGAAGCAGCGCGCCGCCGGCCCTGCGCACGCGCCCGTTCGGAAAGAGGAGCGCCAGGACCCCCGCGGCGAACCAGAGCAGCCCCGAATCGCCCAAGCGCGTGATCAGAGACATCAACACGTCGCCGATACCGCTGCGCATATTGCTCTGGATAAAATCCAGGAACGTAAATTCAAAGCTCATGGCGGATCATCCGTTCCACTCTTGAGATACGGCGCGAAACGTCCGCGCCGGC
The window above is part of the Cloacibacillus evryensis DSM 19522 genome. Proteins encoded here:
- a CDS encoding phosphatase PAP2 family protein; the protein is MSFEFTFLDFIQSNMRSGIGDVLMSLITRLGDSGLLWFAAGVLALLFPNGRVRRAGGALLLALIIEVVICNGILKPFVARPRPCDFNTAVQLLVTRPGDFSFPSGHTGAAFAAASALYFSRCRWWRPAAALAVLIAFSRLYLYLHFPTDVLAGAMIGILTGWLGKVLSDRLAAALEKRGRKN